The nucleotide window GACCGGCAAGCGCAAGTCGATGTACGAGCCGGTGCACGGCTCGGCCCCGGACATCGCCGGCAAGGGCATGGCCAATCCGGTGGCGATGCTGGCCTCGTTCGGCATGGCGCTGCGCTATTCGCTCGACATGGGCGCGCTCGCCGACAAGCTCGATCAGGCGATCGCCGCGGTGCTGGCCAAGGGCCTGCGCACCGCCGACATCAAGAGCGAAGGCACCACCGTGGTGTCGACCTCGCAGATGGGCGAAGCGATCGTCGCCGAGATGCAGGCGCTGCACGGCTGAGGTGTTGCCGCATCCTTCGAGACGCCGCGGCCAGGCTCTTCGAGCCTCGCCCGGCGCCTCAGGATCGGGCGCCGGCGGGCGCTTTGATCGCCGGCTAAGGCTCAAACAAAACGCCCGGCTCACGCCGGGCGTTCGTGTTTCTGACAGGACGCGCCGATCAGTACAGCGGGAAAGCGGTCGGATAGCCGCCGAGGTCGGACGCCGGGTTGAGCGGCCAGCGGTCGAGCGGACGCTGACCGTTCTCGCGGGCGAACGAATAACCCGGCGGGAAAGCGTAGTCGCTGAACTTGCGGTCGCCCGGCAGCACCTCGGTGCCGGCATCGAGCCAGGACCGCTTGGTGACGTAAACCCGGGTACGCGGACCGGACTGATAAACCACGTTCGGGCCGCGGGCGCCGTAGCGGATCTGGTCGGAGGTGCTGTAAACCCGCTTCTTCTTCGGCGCGGCATCGGCAGTGCTGGTGCCGATCAAGGCAACGGCGGCTGCCGCGAGCAGCACCGGCAACAGTCTGGCGGCAGTGGATTTCACGAGCATCGGGGTCCCCATCGGCAGGCGCATTCCAGGTTCGTCCTTTGTAGCCGTCGCCGCACGCCGGCCACAAGGTCAATCCGGCAACACCGCGTGACAATCATTCAATCCGCGCGAGGCCGAAATGTTGCATCAACTCCAGCGCGTTAGCCGGCACGGAGCGGCCCCGGCGATCACAGCCGCCCCCGCAGCACCGGGTCTTGCACGCCGGTCACCCAATCGGCGGAGGCCGACGCGGCCGGAAGCTGATTCGGCGCGCAGCGTTCCCGCCGCAGCTCGGCCTGCGCGAACGCGGCCGCGGTGGCGGCGTCCCCGCTCAGCAGCACCAGCCGGTCGAGCAGGCAGGCAACCGCGGCCCGGCGCTGCGGCCCGGTGTCACCACGGCAGGAAAAGCCCGAGATCCGCAGGCCGGCCGTCTCGATCGGCTTGACGAAGCCGAGACAGGCGCCAGCCGGACGATCGCCGCCGGCCGTTCCGAACAGCGGCACCGGGCCGAATTTGGTTTCGATCACCCCGGCGGCCTCGAGCGCGGCGGTGCCGCCCGGGTCCATCCGCGCCGCCAGCTCCACTTCAGGCGCCAGCCGGGATGCCTCGCTGCCGATCCGGTAGACCTCGATCTCGGCCGCCACCGGCTCGCCGGGCGCTGCAATCCGCACCACGTCCTTGCGGCCGCCGTCGGGGTGGCGAAGGATTTCGGTGCTGTCGGATTTTCCCGGCCAATCGAGCTGGCTGACCGCGAACGCCGGAGAGGAGCGCGGCGCCACGCTCCAGCCCGGCTCAGGCTCGGCGGTGACCGCCGCGGTGATCGCGGCGTCGGTCAACGGATTGGCGCTGTAGAACACGATCAGGCCGATCAGCGCCAGCGCGCCGACATAGGCCAGCATCCGCAGCACGGTGTCGCGGCATTCGTCGGCGAAACTGCGCAGCGCCGGGTGAATCCGGGACGGATGGGCAGCGGCGCGGAGGGCCGGGTTGCTTCGCATTGGCGCGGGCTCGAAAGGGTAATACGTTGTGTCAGCGGCGTTTCTCGCATAGAAGCGCTGACTTCTCCTTGCTGCGGCCTGCCGCAGCGGAGCAAATTCCTTCGGAGAGTGAACGATGGGTTACAAAGTCGCGGTAGTGGGTGCGACCGGCAATGTCGGGCGTGAGATGCTCGCCATTCTGGACGAACGCAAGTTCCCGGCCGACGAGGTGGTGGCGCTGGCATCGCGCCGCTCGGTCGGCGTCGAGGTGAGCTACGGCGACAAAACCCTGAAATGCAAGGCGCTCGAGCACTACGACTTCAGCGACGTCGACATCTGCCTGATGTCGGCGGGCGGCGAGGTGTCGAAGGAGTGGTCGCCGAAGATCGGCCAGCAGGGCGCGGTCGTGATCGACAATTCGTCGGCGTGGCGGATGGATCCGGACGTGCCGCTGATCGTGCCGGAAGTGAACGCCGCGGCCGCCGCCGGCTTCACCAAGAAGAACATCATCGCCAATCCGAACTGCTCGACCGCGCAGCTCGTGGTGGCGCTGAAGCCGCTGCACGATCACGCCAAGATCAAGCGCGTGGTGGTGTCGACCTATCAGTCGGTGTCGGGCGCCGGCAAGGACGCGATGGACGAACTGTTCTCGCAGACCAAGGCCGTCTACACCAACGACGAGCTGGTGAATAAGAAGTTCCCCAAGCGGATCGCTTTCAACCTCATCCCGCAGATCGACGTCTTCATGGAAGATGGCTTTACCAAGGAAGAGTGGAAGATGATGGTCGAGACCAAGAAGATCCTCGACCCCAAGATCAAGCTGACCGCGACCTGCGTGCGGGTGCCGGTGTTCGTCAGCCATTCGGAATCGGTCAACATCGAGTTCGAGAACCCGATCACCGCCGACGAGGCGCGCGAAATCCTGCGCAAGGCGCCGGGCTGCCTGGTGATCGACAAGCACGAGCCGGGCGGCTACGTCACGCCGTACGAAGCCGCCGGCGAAGACGCCACCTACATCAGCCGCATCCGCGAGGATGCGACGGTCGAGAACGGCCTGGTGCTGTGGTGCGTGTCCGACAACCTGCGCAAGGGCGCGGCGCTGAACGCGATCCAGATCGCCGAGGCGCTGATCAACCGCAAGCTGATCACCGCCAAGAAGCAGGCGGCATAGTCCGCCGCAGATCGGTACTGATTGCTGATGGCCGGGGCTCGTCCCCGGCCATTTGCGTTCATGGTGCGCAATGGTACTGACGAAAGGCCGCAGCCGCGCTAGGCTGACGCAGCTCCATCGCCGACGGACCTGCCATGACCGACCAGCCCGATCCGCCGACCTCGTCCTCCGCCACCAAGCGCGTCGAGCGCGGCTTCGAGACCGTGCTGTTCAACAGCCGCTGGCTGATGGCTCCGTTCTATTTCGGGCTGGTGATCAGCCTGCTGGTGCTGCTGTACAAATTCGTGGTGCTGCTCGCCGAACTGATCCTGCACGCCACCCTCGCCAAGGAATCCGACATCATCCTCGGCGTGCTCAGCCTGATCGACGTCTCACTGACCGGCAATCTGGTACTAATCGTGGTGTTCTCCGGCTACGAAAACTTCGTGTCGCGGATCGACCCCGGCGATCACCCCGATTGGCCCGAATGGATGACCAAGGTCGACTTCGCCGGGCTGAAGCAAAAACTGCTGGCCTCGATCGTGGCGATCTCGGCGATCCAGGTGCTGAAGGCGTTCATGAACATCGACAGCTACGACCAGACCAAGCTGGCCTGGCTGATCGGCATCCATCTGGTGTTCGTGATCTCGACCCTGATCATGGCGCTGTCCGACCGCTGGGGTCACAGCGACGACAAGGGCGGCCACTAGGCCGCCGACGCGAGCATGCTCGCGCTCGAACCCTCTTGCGCGGGCGCGATCCGCGCATCCATCCTGCGCGTCTCAGCGCGCGGCGGACATTCTGCGAAGGGTGAGGGATTGCCGGGTCGAGGCCCGGCAATGACGTCGCGTTCCGTCTCACACCACCTTCACGACCGGCACGAACTGCTTGCTGTCCTGATCGAGCACGTAGAGCTCGCCGTCGGCGACGCCGAAATAGGCGCCGTGGAGCTGCAGCCGGCCGCGCTCGACCAATATTTGGATACAGGGGAAGGTCATCAGATTCTCGATGCTGCGGAACACCGCGGCCTTCTCGATCCGGGTGCGGAAGTCCTGCACGGTTTCGTGGTCGCGCTTTTCGACGACTTCGCCGGGCTTGGTGAACATCTGCATCCAGCGGCCGATGAAATCGCTCTCGGTCAGCGGCGGGGTTTTGTCGGTGAAGGCTTTGATGCCGCCGCATTGGGCGTGGCCGAGCACCACGATGTGCTTCACCTTGAGCACCTGCACGGCGAATTCCAGCGCCGCCGAAACGCCGTGGGCGCCGCCGTCGGGCTCGTACACCGGCACCAGATTGGCGACGTTGCGGACCACGAAGATCTCGCCCGGCCCGGCGTCGAAAATCACCTCCGGCGAGACGCGGCTGTCGCAGCAGCCGATCACCATCACCTCCGGCGACTGACCGCGCTCGGAGAGTTCGCGATAGCGGCTCTGCTCGGTCGGCAGCCGCTGGCTTCGGAACGCTTCGTAGCCCGAGATCAGGGACGTCGGAAAAGAGGTCATCGGCGCGGTCTCTCCATGGTGGACAATGGCGCGTATGCGAGCGGGATGCGATGCGACCAGGATACGCGCGCGCCTGATCCCGCACCGATAATCACAGGATGCGACCGCGAACAAGCCTTCCGGCCCGGCGGCCGGGATGCTATCGCCTCGGGCGATTTTCGTATCGCCAGGGGGGAACCATGATCCGACCGCGCCGCAGCCTGTTGTTCATGCCGGGATCGAACGCGCGAGCGCTCGAAAAAGCCCGGCTGCTGCCCGCCGACGGCCTGATCCTGGACCTCGAAGACGCGGTGGCGCCGGACGCCAAGGATGTCGCGCGCGACCAGATCGCCGCTGCGGTGGCGGCCAAGGGCTACGGCAAGCGCGAGGTGCTGGTGCGGATCAACGCGCTCGACACCGCGTGGTGGCAGGACGACGTCGCGATGGCCGCAAAGGCCGGGCCCGACGGCATTCTGGTGCCGAAGGTCTCGACCATCGAGGACATCGCCACCGTCGGCAACAGGCTCGCCGAACTCGGCGCCGATCCGTCGATCCGGGTCTGGATCATGATCGAGACCGCGCGCGGCGTGCTGCACGCCGAGGAACTGGCGGCGCAGAAGCACGATGCCAAGTCCCGGCTGGAAGGCTTCGTGTTCGGCCCCAATGACATCTCGCGCGAGACCGGCATCCGGATGCTGCCCGGGCGTTCCACCATGCTGCCGATGATCACGCGTTGCGTGCTCGCCGCCCGGGTTCACGGCCTGATCGCGCTGGATGGTCCGTACAGCGACATCGGCAATGTCGACGGCCTGTCCGAAGAGTGCGCGCAGGCCCGCGATCTCGGGTTCGACGGCAAGACGCTGATCCATCCCGGCCAGATCGACGCCTGCAACGCCGCCTTTACGCCGCCGGCGGAAGACGTCGCGCAGGCCCGCAAGATCCTCGCCGCGTTCGAGCGCCCGGAGAACCAGGGCCGCGGCGCGATCCAGCTCGACGGCCGCATGGTCGAACGGCTGCACGCCGAGATCGCCAGGAAGACGATTGCGATCGCGGATGCGATCGAAACGGCGGGCCATTAAGGCCGCGAGCGGCTCATATAGCTGATGGTCATTCCGGGGCGCGAGCGATAGCTCGCGAACCCGGAATCTACCGTGTCTCCTGTCAAGTCAGTGATGCGCCTTTCCAGGGCTGTCCGGACCTCAGAACAGCATTGGCGAACACGACGAGCCGGCGGAGCACAGCGATGAGTGCAACCTTCACTGGCTTGCCGTCGGCGATCAGGCGTTCGTAGAACGGTCGCAGGATTTTATTGTGCCGGCTGGCGGCGACGGCCGCCATGTAGAGGATGTGTCGGACGGCCGCACGGCCGCCGCGGATGCGGGCCGGAGCGGTCATCGTACCGCTTTGGCGAACGAACGGCGCCACGCCGACCAGCGCTGCGGCGGCCTTGTTGTCGACGCGGCCGAGCTCGGGCACCATGGCGATCAGGGTCATCGCCGAGGTGACGCCGATGCCTTTGATGGTGGTGAGCAGGCGTTGGGCCGCGACCAGGTCGGCGCTCTGGCGGAGCAGGGTCTGCATCCTCTGCTGGAGTGATTTGTCTTCGGCCCGAAGCATGTCGAGGTGCTGCTCGATCGCCTGCCGGATCTCGGCGAGCCGCGTCGTCGCCAGCCGGCAACTCTCGGCGTGGATCATCTGTTTGAGCTGGTCGCGGCGGCTGGCGCATTCATGAAGCGCCTCCCGGACCGGATTTTCCTCGAGTTCGACGTGATCGGGCTTGCGGCCTCGGATTTCGTCGGGGCTCGCCGCATATGCCGCGAGCAGGCGCGCGTCCGACGTATCCGATTTGGCGTTCTGGCCGATCAGCGTGCGATAGGCTGCGAACCGCGACGTGTGCACGATCTCGACCGGCAGACCCGCTTGGCGCAGCGCCTTGACCAGCGGCTTCTCATAGCCGCCGGTCGGTTCGACCGCGATCCGCGTCAACTGCGGCCCGGCGCCAAGACGCTGAACCAGCTCTGAGATCGCGTCCGGGCGGTTCGCGTAATGAGCGCGACCGCCTCGATGCCATGCCACGTCGAGGCTCGCGCCGCCGACGTCGATGCCGATGAAGATGTTGTCCGACGAAGAGGAGGCTGTCATGATGTCCCTGCCTTGTTCCACGAGGCAAGGCCGGCGCCTGGATCGTCTATCGTGCGGCCAGCACTTACTACCGTCCGGGTGTCCGGCCTTTTCGACCAAACGAGGCGGGGAACGAGATTCCGACGGTCGCCAACGACCTTCCCGAGAACTCGTTACGCCCGCCCCGATGACCTCTTAGACTATCCCGAGGTCACCCGAGACTTACGATCCCGAGATTGTTGCGGTCAGCTCGTGCCCCGCATTTCGAGATTCCGGGTTCGCCGCTGCGCGGCGCCCCGGAATGACGGAGTGCGTGGCAAAGGCTTCAGATCAGGCCGCCCGCACCGAGGCCAGGAAATTGCCGACCTC belongs to Rhodopseudomonas palustris and includes:
- a CDS encoding aspartate-semialdehyde dehydrogenase, with translation MGYKVAVVGATGNVGREMLAILDERKFPADEVVALASRRSVGVEVSYGDKTLKCKALEHYDFSDVDICLMSAGGEVSKEWSPKIGQQGAVVIDNSSAWRMDPDVPLIVPEVNAAAAAGFTKKNIIANPNCSTAQLVVALKPLHDHAKIKRVVVSTYQSVSGAGKDAMDELFSQTKAVYTNDELVNKKFPKRIAFNLIPQIDVFMEDGFTKEEWKMMVETKKILDPKIKLTATCVRVPVFVSHSESVNIEFENPITADEAREILRKAPGCLVIDKHEPGGYVTPYEAAGEDATYISRIREDATVENGLVLWCVSDNLRKGAALNAIQIAEALINRKLITAKKQAA
- a CDS encoding HpcH/HpaI aldolase/citrate lyase family protein encodes the protein MIRPRRSLLFMPGSNARALEKARLLPADGLILDLEDAVAPDAKDVARDQIAAAVAAKGYGKREVLVRINALDTAWWQDDVAMAAKAGPDGILVPKVSTIEDIATVGNRLAELGADPSIRVWIMIETARGVLHAEELAAQKHDAKSRLEGFVFGPNDISRETGIRMLPGRSTMLPMITRCVLAARVHGLIALDGPYSDIGNVDGLSEECAQARDLGFDGKTLIHPGQIDACNAAFTPPAEDVAQARKILAAFERPENQGRGAIQLDGRMVERLHAEIARKTIAIADAIETAGH
- a CDS encoding IS110 family transposase, producing MTASSSSDNIFIGIDVGGASLDVAWHRGGRAHYANRPDAISELVQRLGAGPQLTRIAVEPTGGYEKPLVKALRQAGLPVEIVHTSRFAAYRTLIGQNAKSDTSDARLLAAYAASPDEIRGRKPDHVELEENPVREALHECASRRDQLKQMIHAESCRLATTRLAEIRQAIEQHLDMLRAEDKSLQQRMQTLLRQSADLVAAQRLLTTIKGIGVTSAMTLIAMVPELGRVDNKAAAALVGVAPFVRQSGTMTAPARIRGGRAAVRHILYMAAVAASRHNKILRPFYERLIADGKPVKVALIAVLRRLVVFANAVLRSGQPWKGASLT
- a CDS encoding TIGR00645 family protein yields the protein MTDQPDPPTSSSATKRVERGFETVLFNSRWLMAPFYFGLVISLLVLLYKFVVLLAELILHATLAKESDIILGVLSLIDVSLTGNLVLIVVFSGYENFVSRIDPGDHPDWPEWMTKVDFAGLKQKLLASIVAISAIQVLKAFMNIDSYDQTKLAWLIGIHLVFVISTLIMALSDRWGHSDDKGGH
- a CDS encoding carbonic anhydrase, with the protein product MTSFPTSLISGYEAFRSQRLPTEQSRYRELSERGQSPEVMVIGCCDSRVSPEVIFDAGPGEIFVVRNVANLVPVYEPDGGAHGVSAALEFAVQVLKVKHIVVLGHAQCGGIKAFTDKTPPLTESDFIGRWMQMFTKPGEVVEKRDHETVQDFRTRIEKAAVFRSIENLMTFPCIQILVERGRLQLHGAYFGVADGELYVLDQDSKQFVPVVKVV